One window of the Ignavibacteriota bacterium genome contains the following:
- a CDS encoding metallophosphoesterase, producing MQIQMVIWFVMVSAVLFGGYSYLSWRLIKPARLSKRWKWTARVALAALLVIPVTTSILQRSGAEQMLGPLVWVAYVGLGLLSSVFTFVLLRDIVWMIVRLGKNIVSMLRRLGTAKQVTAEASADPSRESARAVDPPVDEKRRLLLVNVMNAGILGVASTMTAYGVYEARRRPAVVEVDVPITHLPPDLEGFRIVQLSDIHVGLTVKQDFVETIAGMADELRGDMLVITGDLADGSVRHLRNDVAPLGRIRAPHGRFFVTGNHEYYSGHEQWIEEADRIGYSVLVNGHQLVEKGSGRLLVAGVTDYSGGRFSPEHESDAARAVAGAPAADTRILLAHQPRSLYNALPHGFDLQLSGHTHGGQFFPWNLLAPIGQPYLTGLNKHDNTWVYVSRGTGYWGPPVRIAARSEITVLRLVRSLTA from the coding sequence ATGCAGATTCAGATGGTGATTTGGTTTGTGATGGTTTCCGCCGTGCTCTTCGGCGGATATTCCTACCTGTCGTGGCGGCTTATCAAACCAGCGCGGCTTTCGAAGAGATGGAAGTGGACGGCGCGTGTCGCTCTCGCCGCGCTGCTCGTCATACCCGTGACGACGAGCATTCTTCAGCGGTCGGGCGCGGAACAGATGCTCGGTCCGCTTGTGTGGGTGGCCTATGTCGGACTCGGCCTGCTCTCGTCGGTCTTTACGTTTGTGCTGCTGCGCGATATCGTTTGGATGATCGTCCGTTTGGGGAAGAACATCGTGTCGATGCTGCGGCGTCTTGGAACTGCCAAGCAGGTGACGGCGGAAGCGTCCGCCGATCCGTCCCGCGAGTCCGCCCGCGCGGTCGATCCGCCCGTGGATGAAAAGCGCCGCCTGCTGCTCGTGAATGTGATGAACGCGGGCATACTGGGTGTGGCCTCGACCATGACCGCCTACGGCGTGTATGAGGCGCGGCGCCGGCCGGCGGTGGTGGAGGTGGATGTGCCGATCACACATCTGCCGCCGGATCTCGAGGGTTTCCGCATCGTGCAACTGAGTGATATCCATGTCGGCCTCACGGTGAAACAGGATTTTGTGGAAACGATCGCCGGCATGGCGGATGAATTGCGCGGCGACATGCTTGTGATCACGGGCGATCTGGCCGATGGCAGCGTGCGGCACTTGCGCAACGACGTCGCGCCGCTGGGGCGGATACGCGCCCCGCACGGACGATTCTTCGTCACCGGGAATCACGAGTATTACTCGGGCCACGAACAGTGGATCGAGGAGGCCGACCGCATCGGCTACAGTGTGCTCGTCAACGGCCATCAGCTCGTCGAGAAGGGGAGTGGACGCCTGCTCGTCGCGGGTGTCACGGATTACAGCGGCGGACGCTTTTCACCCGAGCATGAATCCGACGCCGCGCGCGCCGTGGCAGGCGCTCCTGCGGCCGATACACGGATACTGCTCGCGCATCAGCCGCGCAGTTTGTACAACGCCCTGCCGCACGGCTTTGATCTGCAGCTCTCCGGTCACACGCACGGCGGACAGTTCTTCCCCTGGAATCTCCTCGCGCCCATCGGCCAGCCCTATCTCACCGGCCTTAACAAACACGACAACACCTGGGTCTACGTCTCCCGCGGCACCGGCTACTGGGGTCCCCCCGTGCGTATCGCCGCGCGTTCGGAGATTACGGTGCTGCGGTTGGTGCGGTCACTCACAGCGTAG
- a CDS encoding ribosomal protein L7/L12, translated as MSVQLTLPPAAIEALRYGQKIEAIKIVREANRCGLKEAKDAVEMYESRGLITPVDPAKVMPAQSAARPDFPAGFPELPREAIMALQRGELIEAIKLLRKFSGVDLKAAKDAVDNYRRQHESASFNDTSAPARSGMSRSTASKPATRQSPRQMEADSPIQEGSGGPRFMLFGVLLALILLGAVLVFML; from the coding sequence ATGAGTGTCCAGCTTACGTTGCCGCCCGCGGCCATCGAGGCATTGCGGTACGGACAAAAAATCGAGGCGATAAAGATTGTGCGCGAGGCGAATCGCTGCGGGCTGAAGGAGGCGAAGGACGCGGTGGAGATGTACGAGAGCCGCGGCCTCATCACCCCTGTCGATCCTGCGAAGGTGATGCCCGCGCAATCGGCGGCACGGCCGGATTTCCCCGCCGGATTCCCTGAGCTTCCGCGTGAAGCCATCATGGCCCTGCAGCGCGGCGAACTGATAGAGGCCATCAAACTGCTGCGCAAGTTTTCGGGTGTGGACCTGAAGGCGGCAAAGGATGCCGTGGATAACTACCGCCGACAGCACGAGTCCGCATCCTTCAACGACACCTCGGCGCCCGCACGGTCCGGCATGTCGCGCAGCACCGCCTCCAAACCCGCGACGCGCCAGTCTCCGCGGCAGATGGAAGCCGACTCGCCGATCCAGGAGGGAAGTGGCGGTCCGCGCTTCATGCTCTTCGGCGTGCTGCTCGCGCTGATCCTTCTCGGCGCGGTGCTGGTGTTTATGCTGTAA
- a CDS encoding carboxypeptidase regulatory-like domain-containing protein — translation MKRISRLVLLAFVFFLSASSDAQQLRLTLTMSAKPSPYISDWATHRETVLLTVMNPGSAPVDAKLRAIVRLDGTIKAQTRTAAVPVVSVPPGVSTYYADQILPPEAVSFSGGVERTAMRTGMLPAGTYELCVDLVDASGAQPLSQPACRNFQVTSYQLPTLLAPENRASLNRAARPTFRWTPVVPAPPGGARYRVKIFEVLQGQTAGTLLRSGMPVYEQEIAGLTQMLWPTDFQPSGVTKNYAWSVQVIDDNGRPLGEQDGWAEPFSFAYSEDIAQKGAQVDTDRRVKPGGQKDPGKLKQALSSIKGKLVWAFRKSEMMQSVSEKIDIVPEVNISKEESYIGIVQAQKGHSHGTPPGHAGTYAGIGGTGAAVSLKPNDVAIFGGGSTTTVGMSDAIKGKKNYSTPGEPGPLTLPGEWNPVLEEYAADQRHPLMFVNVKLTITKKILDLPPGVPPPSGNTKTITIGSVTTDKNGEFTFTFLDKGDGTIPAIEIEGVTYEFNGVSFEVSDPHFLYEEQPIPLQQVEGVAQKWMFPTVVALAQTYRLRAKAVDAQTNKAVPQPASVEVYRPLMWYLFNPNTVNEGLIPPTDRPIRTVAGFGQFLIGAATAPQPVTRLFQNEGGPYDRYYLRVSVPGYDTLTTYVSAITGGGYWSSVTTVEKTFKLSRAKPVVRGRIVEKDSKAAVSHAGITLTGKTHDYYAESDADGRFVLSGIEPETDAYELSVTAFGIKKVYKEKIFLDVLGKVVERDPLEIDVAGNPVSGKVVDEDGQPVAGALVHWSSGGDPFSTNELGVFKSSNIAGSHGIKIWKPGYMDLDTVVSVQQIKTQSQKGGGGAKDYLQGPQNNFGPFVLKRRIGRLLVTVRDKLDNTPVSGARVVLADFADLGITGTDGSFYFPKAPGGAITLRVFGATGTMHVTPGSKASVILKALGAQSPPPGAPDYAYYSAAITVSDEGDTTRVDVALARGARVSGTVTASALPVKDALVRVDGIDDLYHKTADNGTYTIVGVPTGAQTLKAGKQGMIGDVKNVDLPVGSTTVDFSLGSAGFDISTILGFPVVIESLTLGADTVASGAFVDIPKNGVFSLPPGSTIPFADMKLTVLGGKAEPKGGKLVTDASELAAAAFDLVPVTLRNNTGIEVVKTPGGGQILARVNVDLNTMLQGAPGVETMTPKALYLVTPALANQATPPAIPVFVSTGALPFPSDGLVFGKGSISFSVYGFTVTPDLAKSSLKPDGLHLAGKLGFTGVPLLASTTLTITDLWVGYSGGLKHALVSLSPKPAVTLGTWKLTLDAATLAPNGFSFGGSLEFTIPSSSKTTIAVSDLTVSPDQIYGGALTLPDAGIDVFSVMKIKGNGTPFALGSVGADGPLSISGGGTFSLPKFDKSLTLESFEVRTDGKFSALAAINSKADFAGLATFTLNSLGFSTIGTPKVEVGGELGLKIPMVAVNAGGQFSYSKGGGFDMKKVKIGFSIPAATIETDIGWGNNFFTGKGKIGISSTPMNLDFMLTYSKTSFSADFMANIPPIQIGYVTLTKVGGGFGYLTDPQDNKKKYRITVRGALSIAGTGALLAIDPLEVTVRSGPVIEGGAIVTLVGQPVADAKLIMDFPNKFFSVEGNVGGSIIPDLNMKAQAKSIIAISAKDGDSYLAVGFAAQVSMLKIVNSTTNVFVGFDLNRAKHPEYDVYTSFIPVEYLSNGNTVNGAHLNVVSVIDASASGNFLDIASGSIWYKNEAWTQFHVNFALNKYGLAIGNSWGGGGDLSIAGKSVAGLSVTASAGIAGAYSPSSGWFFCGKAGGSIVAWIGDCSSACANKICWCGCFNPCWPWSSCKVCPIPCGGKLCLSATVMAKYSSKTGLDFCVDWPGHGCSICP, via the coding sequence ATGAAACGCATATCGAGACTCGTGCTCCTCGCGTTTGTGTTTTTCCTGTCCGCATCGTCGGATGCGCAGCAGCTCCGCCTCACGCTGACCATGTCGGCAAAACCGAGCCCGTATATTTCGGATTGGGCAACACACCGCGAGACCGTCCTGTTGACGGTGATGAATCCGGGCAGTGCTCCCGTCGACGCGAAGCTGCGCGCCATTGTGCGGCTCGACGGCACCATCAAGGCGCAGACACGCACCGCCGCCGTGCCCGTCGTGTCGGTACCGCCAGGAGTGAGCACGTATTACGCGGATCAGATTCTGCCGCCCGAGGCCGTCTCCTTCTCGGGCGGCGTGGAGCGCACGGCGATGCGCACAGGCATGCTTCCCGCGGGCACCTACGAACTCTGCGTCGATCTCGTGGATGCGAGCGGCGCACAGCCGCTCTCACAGCCCGCCTGCCGCAACTTCCAGGTCACGTCGTATCAACTGCCCACGCTGCTCGCGCCCGAGAACCGCGCGTCGCTGAACAGAGCGGCGCGGCCGACGTTCCGGTGGACCCCGGTTGTGCCCGCGCCCCCGGGTGGTGCGCGCTATCGTGTAAAAATCTTCGAGGTGCTGCAGGGTCAGACGGCGGGCACGCTGCTGCGCAGCGGCATGCCCGTGTATGAACAGGAAATCGCAGGGCTCACGCAGATGCTGTGGCCCACCGATTTTCAACCCTCGGGTGTGACAAAAAACTACGCGTGGAGCGTGCAGGTGATCGACGACAACGGCAGGCCTCTGGGTGAACAGGACGGCTGGGCGGAACCGTTTTCCTTTGCCTACTCCGAAGACATTGCGCAGAAGGGCGCACAAGTCGACACGGATCGGCGCGTGAAACCGGGCGGACAGAAGGATCCGGGGAAACTCAAACAGGCCCTGAGCAGCATCAAGGGGAAGCTTGTGTGGGCGTTTCGCAAGAGCGAGATGATGCAGTCCGTCAGCGAGAAGATCGACATTGTTCCAGAGGTGAATATCTCGAAGGAGGAATCGTATATCGGCATCGTGCAAGCGCAGAAGGGACACAGCCACGGCACACCGCCGGGGCATGCGGGAACGTATGCGGGCATAGGCGGCACCGGAGCTGCGGTGTCGCTCAAACCGAACGACGTTGCCATTTTCGGTGGAGGAAGCACGACAACTGTTGGTATGTCTGACGCCATCAAAGGGAAGAAGAATTACAGCACCCCCGGCGAACCGGGTCCGCTTACCTTGCCCGGCGAATGGAATCCCGTACTCGAGGAGTACGCCGCCGATCAGCGCCACCCGCTTATGTTTGTGAACGTCAAACTCACGATCACCAAAAAAATCTTAGATCTTCCGCCAGGCGTGCCCCCACCTTCGGGAAACACAAAGACGATAACCATCGGCAGCGTCACCACCGATAAAAACGGCGAGTTCACGTTTACGTTCCTTGACAAGGGCGACGGCACCATTCCCGCCATCGAAATAGAAGGTGTCACATACGAATTTAATGGCGTGTCGTTCGAAGTGTCGGATCCGCACTTCCTCTACGAGGAGCAGCCCATCCCGCTGCAACAGGTTGAAGGCGTGGCGCAGAAGTGGATGTTTCCGACCGTTGTTGCGCTCGCACAAACCTACCGACTCAGGGCGAAAGCGGTGGATGCACAGACCAACAAGGCCGTCCCTCAGCCCGCATCGGTCGAAGTGTACAGGCCGCTCATGTGGTACCTGTTTAATCCGAACACGGTGAACGAGGGACTCATCCCGCCCACCGATCGGCCGATACGCACCGTTGCGGGTTTCGGCCAGTTCCTGATCGGTGCAGCCACGGCACCACAACCCGTGACGCGGCTCTTCCAAAATGAAGGCGGGCCCTACGACAGATACTATCTGCGGGTGAGTGTTCCCGGGTACGACACGCTCACCACATACGTCTCTGCAATCACCGGAGGAGGCTATTGGAGCAGCGTCACCACGGTCGAAAAAACATTCAAGCTTTCGCGCGCAAAACCCGTCGTGCGCGGACGCATCGTCGAGAAGGACTCCAAGGCCGCAGTGTCGCACGCGGGTATTACTCTCACAGGCAAGACACACGACTACTACGCCGAGAGTGACGCCGACGGGCGTTTCGTCCTCTCGGGTATCGAACCCGAAACGGACGCGTACGAGCTGTCGGTGACGGCCTTCGGCATCAAGAAAGTATACAAGGAGAAAATCTTCCTCGACGTTCTGGGAAAGGTCGTGGAACGAGATCCTCTCGAAATAGATGTGGCAGGAAATCCCGTATCCGGGAAAGTGGTCGATGAGGACGGACAGCCCGTCGCGGGTGCGCTCGTACATTGGTCCAGCGGCGGCGATCCGTTTTCGACAAACGAACTGGGCGTGTTCAAGAGCAGCAATATTGCGGGCAGCCACGGGATCAAGATCTGGAAGCCGGGGTACATGGATCTCGACACCGTCGTATCGGTGCAACAGATCAAGACGCAGTCGCAAAAGGGTGGCGGCGGCGCAAAGGATTATCTGCAGGGGCCGCAGAACAACTTCGGACCCTTCGTGCTCAAACGCAGGATCGGCCGTTTGCTGGTGACAGTGCGCGACAAGCTGGACAACACGCCCGTCTCCGGCGCGCGCGTGGTGCTCGCCGATTTTGCGGACCTCGGCATCACAGGCACCGACGGCAGTTTCTATTTTCCGAAGGCGCCGGGCGGCGCAATCACGCTGCGCGTGTTCGGCGCAACGGGCACCATGCATGTCACACCCGGCAGCAAGGCCTCCGTCATTCTCAAGGCCCTCGGCGCACAATCGCCGCCTCCAGGAGCGCCCGACTACGCCTACTACTCCGCGGCAATAACGGTGTCGGACGAAGGCGACACGACCCGCGTCGACGTGGCGCTGGCGCGCGGCGCGCGTGTGAGCGGGACGGTGACGGCATCCGCACTGCCCGTGAAAGACGCCCTTGTGCGAGTGGATGGTATCGACGACCTGTATCACAAGACGGCGGACAACGGGACGTATACCATCGTGGGTGTGCCCACGGGTGCGCAGACCCTCAAGGCCGGAAAACAGGGGATGATCGGTGATGTGAAAAACGTCGATCTCCCGGTCGGATCCACCACCGTCGATTTCTCCTTGGGCAGCGCGGGTTTCGATATCTCCACCATACTCGGTTTTCCCGTGGTGATCGAATCGCTGACGCTGGGGGCGGACACCGTGGCCTCGGGCGCCTTTGTCGACATTCCCAAGAACGGTGTCTTCTCGCTGCCGCCAGGCAGCACCATTCCCTTCGCCGATATGAAACTCACCGTGCTCGGCGGCAAGGCGGAACCCAAGGGCGGGAAACTTGTCACCGATGCGAGTGAACTCGCGGCCGCCGCCTTCGACCTCGTGCCCGTGACCCTGCGCAACAACACCGGCATCGAAGTGGTGAAGACGCCGGGCGGCGGACAGATCCTCGCGCGTGTGAATGTGGACCTCAACACGATGTTGCAAGGAGCGCCCGGAGTCGAGACCATGACGCCCAAGGCGCTGTACCTCGTCACACCCGCGCTCGCCAATCAGGCCACACCGCCCGCCATCCCCGTGTTTGTGAGCACGGGCGCGCTTCCGTTTCCGTCCGACGGACTCGTCTTCGGCAAGGGCAGCATCAGTTTTTCGGTGTACGGCTTCACCGTCACGCCCGACCTCGCAAAATCGTCGCTCAAACCCGACGGCCTGCATCTCGCGGGCAAGCTCGGGTTCACGGGTGTGCCGCTGCTCGCTTCCACCACGCTCACAATAACGGACCTCTGGGTCGGATATTCGGGCGGCCTCAAACACGCGCTCGTTTCGCTCTCGCCCAAACCGGCCGTCACACTCGGGACGTGGAAACTCACCCTCGATGCCGCCACACTTGCGCCCAATGGATTCTCCTTCGGCGGCTCGCTCGAATTCACCATCCCGTCCTCGTCCAAGACCACCATCGCCGTGAGCGATCTCACCGTGTCGCCCGATCAGATCTACGGAGGCGCACTCACGCTGCCCGACGCGGGCATCGACGTGTTCTCGGTGATGAAGATCAAGGGCAACGGCACGCCGTTTGCGCTTGGGTCCGTCGGCGCCGACGGTCCGCTCTCCATCTCGGGCGGCGGCACTTTCTCGCTGCCGAAGTTCGACAAGTCGCTCACGCTCGAGAGTTTCGAGGTGCGCACCGACGGCAAGTTCTCGGCGCTCGCGGCGATCAACAGCAAGGCCGATTTCGCGGGACTCGCAACATTCACACTCAATTCGCTAGGCTTCTCGACCATCGGCACGCCGAAGGTGGAAGTGGGCGGCGAACTCGGCCTGAAAATTCCGATGGTGGCCGTGAATGCCGGTGGGCAGTTCAGCTACTCGAAGGGCGGCGGCTTCGATATGAAGAAGGTGAAGATCGGCTTCTCGATTCCCGCCGCGACCATTGAAACCGATATCGGCTGGGGAAACAACTTCTTCACCGGCAAGGGGAAAATCGGCATCAGCAGCACGCCGATGAATCTCGACTTCATGCTGACGTATTCGAAGACGTCGTTCTCCGCCGACTTCATGGCGAATATCCCGCCGATACAGATCGGCTATGTGACTCTGACAAAAGTCGGCGGCGGCTTCGGATACTTGACCGATCCGCAGGACAACAAGAAAAAGTACCGCATCACCGTACGCGGCGCGCTGTCCATCGCGGGCACGGGCGCGCTGCTCGCCATCGATCCGCTCGAGGTGACCGTGCGCTCGGGTCCGGTGATCGAGGGCGGCGCGATAGTGACACTCGTCGGGCAGCCGGTGGCTGATGCAAAACTGATCATGGATTTCCCGAACAAGTTTTTCTCGGTGGAAGGAAACGTGGGCGGCAGCATCATTCCCGATCTCAACATGAAGGCGCAGGCAAAGTCGATCATCGCGATCAGCGCCAAGGATGGCGACAGCTATCTGGCCGTGGGATTCGCGGCGCAGGTCAGCATGCTCAAGATTGTCAACAGCACGACAAATGTGTTTGTCGGATTCGATCTGAACAGGGCGAAACATCCCGAGTATGATGTGTACACGTCGTTTATTCCCGTGGAATATCTGAGCAATGGCAATACGGTGAACGGCGCGCATCTGAATGTGGTGAGTGTTATCGATGCATCCGCGTCGGGGAATTTCCTCGACATCGCTTCGGGATCGATATGGTACAAGAACGAGGCATGGACGCAGTTCCATGTGAACTTCGCTCTCAACAAGTACGGCCTGGCGATCGGCAATTCGTGGGGCGGAGGCGGCGATCTGTCGATAGCGGGCAAATCGGTGGCCGGTCTTTCCGTCACCGCAAGCGCCGGCATCGCGGGAGCATACTCGCCGTCGAGCGGCTGGTTCTTCTGCGGCAAGGCGGGCGGATCCATCGTGGCCTGGATAGGGGACTGCTCGTCGGCCTGTGCAAACAAGATCTGCTGGTGCGGCTGTTTTAATCCCTGCTGGCCGTGGAGCAGTTGCAAGGTCTGCCCCATTCCCTGCGGTGGAAAGTTATGTCTCAGCGCCACCGTGATGGCCAAGTACAGTTCCAAAACCGGACTCGATTTCTGTGTCGATTGGCCGGGCCACGGTTGTTCGATCTGTCCCTGA